The Salminus brasiliensis chromosome 8, fSalBra1.hap2, whole genome shotgun sequence genome has a window encoding:
- the srpx gene encoding sushi repeat-containing protein SRPX isoform X3 has product MRRRDLRTPAHFKMDTWLYVCVLLGLQFCCCLTFDGSGYWPYADDEDIRYTGVPWCAPVKVKHGHVRCMTPQREHYENVLGTRCKIHCKRGFELQGSSEILCMASKQWSGKYTCREVRCPKLAMPSNGGYKCSDGSYFNSRCQFFCSPGYTFRGDRSVTCQSSKAWSGGQSVCLVFTDVDPPTIKCPSVKDKTAEPGKLTAKVTWDTPEGKDTADGILTDVILKGKPPGTHFPEGNHKQSYTVFDRAGNKATCRFNIRVRVRRCTPLSVPENGWMKCDSAGDNYGATCDFRCLGGYELRGSAARVCQFNMEWTGIETNCAPLNINVGVRSAAELLDQFYEKRRILIVSAPTAANHYYRFQMSNLQHAQCGLDLRHVTVIELVGMYPAQIGRIRHRLIPPGLALQLRLLF; this is encoded by the exons ATGCGCCGAAGGGACCTCCGTACTCCCGCACACTTTAAGATGGACACCTggctctatgtgtgtgtgttgctgggcCTACAGTTCTGCTGTTGTCTCACGTTCGACG GATCGGGGTACTGGCCTTATGCAGATGATGAGGACATACGTTACACAG GTGTGCCTTGGTGTGCTCCAGTTAAGGTGAAGCATGGGCATGTGAGGTGTATGACCCCACAAAGGGAGCATTATGAGAATGTCCTGGGAACCAGATGCAAGATCCACTGCAAGAGAGGCTTTGAATTGCAGGGTAGCAGCGAGATCCTGTGTATGGCCAGTAAACAGTGGTCAGGAAAATACACCTGCAGAG AGGTTCGCTGTCCCAAACTGGCCATGCCATCAAATGGTGGCTATAAGTGTTCAGATGGCTCATACTTTAACTCCCGCTGCCAGTTCTTCTGCTCACCAGGTTACACTTTTCGTGGAGACCGCAGTGTCACTTGTCAAAGCAGCAAGGCATGGAGTGGGGGCCAGAGTGTGTGTCTTG TTTTTACAGATGTAGATCCTCCAACTATTAAGTGTCCAAGTGTGAAGGACAAAACTGCTGAGCCAGGAAAACTTACTGCAAAAGTGACCTGGGATACTCCAGAGGGCAAAGATACAGCAGATGGCATACTCACAGA TGTGATTCTAAAGGGGAAGCCTCCAGGCACACATTTTCCAGAAGGAAACCATAAACAGTCTTACACTGTTTTTGACCGGGCTGGAAATAAAGCTACCTGTAGATTCAACATCAGAGTGAGAG tacgTCGCTGCACCCCCCTCTCAGTCCCTGAAAACGGCTGGATGAAGTGTGATAGTGCTGGTGATAACTATGGCGCAACGTGCGATTTCCGCTGTCTAGGAGGCTATGAGTTGAGAGGCAGTGCAGCTCGAGTTTGCCAGTTCAACATGGAATGGACCGGTATTGAGACCAACTGCGCAC CTTTGAACATTAATGTTGGAGTGAGATCTGCAGCTGAATTGCTGGACCAGTTCTACGAGAAACGTCGCATTCTTATAGTCTCTGCCCCCACAGCTGCCAATCATTACTACAGATTTCAGATGTCTAATTTACAG catgCACAATGTGGTTTGGACCTAAGACATGTGACTGTGATTGAGCTAGTGGGAATGTATCCAGCGCAGATAGGTCGAATCAGACACAGACTCATACCTCCAGGACTGGCCTTACAACTCAG